In the genome of Candidatus Omnitrophota bacterium, the window GACGGACCGGAGGGGTCGGGGAAGTCGACGCAGGCGCGATGGCTGGTGCAGTGGCTGAAGCGGCAAGGCTATCGCGTGACGTTCGTGCGCGATCCCGGCTCGACGTCGCTGGGACGAGCGCTGCGGCAGGTGCTGCTCCATTCAACCGCACCGCTGTCGCCGCTGGCGGAAGCCCTGCTCTTTATCGGAGGGCGGGTCCAGCTCGTTGAGGAAAAAATCCGGCCAGCGCTGGCCAAAGGCCGCGTCGTCGTTTGCGACCGGTTTCATGATGCGACGATAGTCTATCAAGGGTATGCTGGAACGCTAGACGTGCCGTGGCTGCAGCAGCTTGGGCGGCGCGCGATCGGTGGTACGATGCCGGATCTGACGCTAGTGTTGGATGTGCCGCCGCGTATTGGCTTTAGCCGGCTGAAGCGTTCTCGCGATCGCATGGAGCGCAAGCCGCTGTCGTATCACCGCCGCGTGCGCGCCGGCTATCTGGCACTCGCTCGTCGAGAGCCGTTGCGCATCAACGTCGTCGATGCGACACCGCCCGCTCAGCGGGTGCGAAACCGGATCACGGCACTGGCGGGCAAACGAGTTGCTCAAGTGGCCAACTGGCCAAGTGGCCAAACACTCACCGGGCCACCTGGCCACCCGGCCACCGGGCCACTCAGATGAGCTGGGACGAGATTCAGGGACAAGCGTTCGCCAAGACGTATCTGCAGGGGCATCTGGCTACGGGTCGGGTGGCTAATGCCTATTTGCTGATCGGCTCAGACGAGACCAGCACACGGCAACTCGCCATAGAAATGGGAAAAGCTCTTAACTGCACCGAGCGTACAGGGCGGCCATGCGATCAATGCCGGACCTGCGCGCAGATGACGAAAGGCGTGCACCCGGATCTGCATGTGCTGCTGCCGGAAGGCCCGGCAGACCGCATCAAAATCGAAACGATCCGGCAGGTGCTGAGCCGTGTGGCCCTGCGGCCGTATAGCGCCGCATGCCAGGTGGTGATCATCGACGGGGCCGAGCGGCTCACCGAAGAAGCCGCGAACGCGCTGCTGAAGGCATTAGAGGAGCCGTCTGCCTCGACGAAATTTTTCCTCACCACGTCGGCGCTGCCGCAGTGTCTGCCGACAATCGTCTCGCGCTGCCAACTGGTGCGATGTCCGTCGCCCACATCAGGGCCGACATCGGAACGCTGGAGGACGCAGCTGGCGGATCCTTCGCCGCTGCCGTGGCTGACCCAACCGCTGCCGGATGCGCGCGAGTCGGTGGCACAGCTCCTGGAGGAGATGATGGCGGCGTTTCATCAACAGGCCGCGCGTGCCGCCGAAGCCAACCGCGCAGCATCTGCACAGCGGTACGTCGATGCCGCCTTGAAGCTCATTGACTTGCAGGAATCCTTGGAGCAATTCGTCAGCCCGCGCCTCGTCGCGGCCCTGGCGAGAGAGCAATGGCTCACACTACAACGTGACCAGGTGGCCATGTGGCCAAACACCCACCCGGCCACCCTACGGTGATGTCTAAGACATTGTATTTCACAACCCCG includes:
- the tmk gene encoding dTMP kinase encodes the protein MTLDGPEGSGKSTQARWLVQWLKRQGYRVTFVRDPGSTSLGRALRQVLLHSTAPLSPLAEALLFIGGRVQLVEEKIRPALAKGRVVVCDRFHDATIVYQGYAGTLDVPWLQQLGRRAIGGTMPDLTLVLDVPPRIGFSRLKRSRDRMERKPLSYHRRVRAGYLALARREPLRINVVDATPPAQRVRNRITALAGKRVAQVANWPSGQTLTGPPGHPATGPLR